From Paenibacillus polymyxa, the proteins below share one genomic window:
- the metK gene encoding methionine adenosyltransferase: protein MSVKGRHLFTSESVTEGHPDKICDQISDAVLDAFLANDPNARVACEVSVATGLVLVIGEISSKSEYVDIPSIVRNTIKEIGYTRAKYGFDYNTCAVLTSLNEQSPDIAQGVNAALESRDPAEVDKETENIGAGDQGLMFGFATNETPELMPLPIAMSHRIARRLSEVRKDGTLNYLRPDGKTQVTVEYENGKPVRIDAIVVSTQHAEDTTLEQIQADIKEKVILPVVPAELLDEQTKYYINPTGRFVIGGPQGDAGLTGRKIIVDTYGGYARHGGGAFSGKDPTKVDRSAAYAARYVAKNLVAAGLADKVEIQLAYAIGVATPVSINVDTYGTGKVSDEKLVELIRNNFDLRPAGIIRMLDLRRPIYKQTAAYGHFGRTDLDVPWESVDKAEILREQAGL, encoded by the coding sequence ATGTCTGTAAAAGGTCGTCATTTGTTCACGTCCGAGTCTGTAACAGAAGGCCATCCGGATAAAATTTGTGATCAGATATCCGATGCTGTATTGGACGCCTTTTTGGCTAATGACCCTAATGCACGGGTAGCATGTGAAGTATCGGTAGCTACCGGTCTCGTTCTCGTCATTGGTGAAATCAGCTCCAAATCGGAATACGTGGATATTCCATCCATTGTTCGTAATACGATTAAGGAAATTGGTTATACACGTGCAAAATACGGTTTTGACTATAATACTTGCGCTGTATTGACTTCTTTGAATGAACAGTCGCCAGACATTGCTCAAGGGGTTAACGCTGCCCTGGAAAGCCGTGATCCTGCTGAAGTAGATAAGGAAACAGAAAACATTGGGGCTGGTGACCAAGGATTAATGTTCGGTTTTGCTACGAACGAAACACCTGAGCTAATGCCTCTTCCTATCGCTATGTCTCACCGTATTGCACGACGCTTGTCTGAAGTGCGTAAGGATGGAACGCTGAATTACCTTCGTCCAGATGGTAAAACTCAAGTAACGGTAGAATATGAAAATGGAAAACCTGTTCGTATTGATGCTATTGTGGTTTCTACGCAGCATGCAGAAGATACAACTTTGGAACAGATTCAAGCAGACATCAAGGAAAAGGTTATTTTGCCAGTTGTTCCTGCCGAATTGCTGGATGAGCAAACCAAGTACTACATTAATCCAACAGGGCGTTTCGTTATCGGTGGTCCTCAAGGGGATGCAGGTCTGACAGGCCGTAAAATTATTGTGGATACGTACGGTGGTTATGCACGTCATGGCGGGGGAGCATTCTCGGGTAAAGATCCAACAAAAGTGGACCGTTCTGCTGCTTATGCTGCTCGTTATGTAGCGAAAAACCTCGTGGCAGCTGGATTGGCTGACAAGGTGGAAATTCAGCTTGCTTATGCCATCGGTGTAGCTACGCCTGTTTCGATTAACGTCGATACATACGGCACAGGAAAAGTCAGTGATGAAAAACTCGTTGAACTGATCCGAAATAACTTCGATCTTCGCCCAGCAGGTATCATTCGAATGTTGGATCTGCGACGTCCAATTTACAAGCAAACAGCTGCTTATGGCCACTTTGGACGTACAGATCTGGATGTACCGTGGGAGAGTGTAGATAAAGCGGAAATTCTGAGAGAGCAAGCGGGGTTATAA
- a CDS encoding efflux RND transporter periplasmic adaptor subunit codes for MNKQRAIIMLTLSMSLAIAGCSTGKKDAASGSSAQPTVVHTTIVKNTPLHTAYDLSGTLQAYEERTLAFQNGGTVASAEVTTGTLVQKGAIIARLDDADYRLQVAQATASIQEALAGIDNAQANLQAAASAIQSADAGITSARANVSKANKGARAQEKQQAQITVDKAQSAYNKARTDSERTQKLFEAGAATASDNENARLNATAALQNLEQAKASLSLLLEGATAEEHQSVQASFQDAIAGKTKALAASEQAEASQKQARANYEKALVAKDQAELALSRTRLTSPVNGVILDKIVNTGDLVASGQAVYRIGSIDRLKVLLPVPDSEIKDWKKGQQVKVALYDETRHGMVSNIYPSTSTDTGRVNVEIIIANPQRDWLPGQIIKAAHQVTDKNGILVPAEAVINTGSKPFIFKDIQGKAVRTPVELGNQVVDNQLQIVSGLREGERIVIKGAESLFDGNAIQSEEGGRP; via the coding sequence ATGAATAAACAACGGGCCATCATCATGCTCACCTTATCAATGAGCCTCGCAATTGCCGGATGTTCTACCGGAAAAAAAGATGCTGCTTCAGGTTCATCCGCACAGCCGACCGTTGTGCACACTACAATCGTCAAGAATACACCACTCCATACCGCCTATGACTTGTCAGGCACCCTTCAGGCTTATGAAGAACGTACACTGGCCTTTCAAAATGGAGGTACCGTCGCCAGCGCAGAGGTCACTACTGGCACTCTAGTCCAAAAAGGGGCAATCATTGCCCGTCTAGATGATGCTGACTACAGGCTACAGGTTGCACAGGCAACGGCCTCTATCCAAGAAGCTTTAGCCGGTATAGATAACGCACAGGCTAACCTACAGGCAGCTGCCTCTGCCATTCAATCCGCCGATGCAGGTATTACGAGTGCTCGTGCAAATGTCAGCAAGGCCAACAAGGGTGCGCGCGCTCAGGAAAAACAGCAAGCACAAATCACTGTCGATAAGGCACAAAGCGCCTATAACAAGGCCAGGACGGATAGCGAGCGGACACAAAAGCTGTTTGAGGCAGGTGCAGCTACCGCGTCGGATAACGAGAACGCCCGCCTGAATGCAACTGCTGCTCTTCAAAATCTGGAGCAAGCAAAAGCTTCCTTATCTCTTTTGCTGGAAGGGGCCACAGCCGAAGAGCATCAATCTGTCCAAGCTTCCTTTCAGGATGCGATTGCAGGTAAAACTAAAGCTCTTGCAGCCAGTGAACAAGCAGAGGCTTCCCAAAAACAAGCACGTGCCAACTACGAAAAGGCCCTTGTCGCCAAGGACCAGGCGGAGCTGGCATTGTCACGCACCCGTTTAACTTCTCCCGTGAACGGCGTAATCTTAGACAAAATCGTGAATACAGGTGATTTGGTCGCGTCGGGCCAAGCCGTCTATCGCATAGGCTCCATCGACCGTCTTAAAGTACTCCTTCCCGTACCAGACAGTGAAATTAAGGATTGGAAAAAGGGACAACAGGTGAAGGTGGCACTCTATGATGAGACTCGTCATGGTATGGTGTCCAACATCTATCCTTCAACCAGCACCGATACGGGGCGGGTTAACGTAGAGATTATCATTGCTAATCCACAGCGAGACTGGTTACCCGGCCAGATCATTAAAGCTGCGCATCAGGTGACAGACAAGAATGGTATTCTTGTGCCTGCTGAAGCAGTCATCAATACGGGAAGCAAGCCTTTTATTTTCAAAGATATTCAAGGAAAAGCGGTTAGAACCCCTGTGGAGCTTGGCAATCAGGTTGTAGATAATCAATTGCAAATTGTATCCGGGCTTCGTGAAGGAGAACGTATTGTCATTAAAGGGGCAGAATCCCTATTTGATGGAAATGCGATTCAGTCGGAGGAAGGCGGACGCCCATGA
- a CDS encoding alpha/beta-type small acid-soluble spore protein: MASRSQRRLIPESRARLDDLKYEIAAEFGLPVYNPQYAHIHPNADSEFAAELGDFTRNQNVEWRDLTSRQNGSVGGEITKRLIQSAERSLSEFGTL; encoded by the coding sequence ATGGCGTCAAGAAGTCAAAGACGATTAATTCCCGAAAGCCGTGCGAGGTTAGATGATTTGAAGTATGAAATTGCTGCCGAGTTTGGGTTACCTGTTTATAATCCTCAATATGCACATATACATCCGAATGCTGACAGTGAATTTGCTGCAGAATTAGGGGATTTTACAAGGAATCAAAATGTAGAGTGGCGCGATTTAACTTCAAGACAAAATGGTTCCGTTGGTGGAGAAATTACTAAACGATTGATACAATCCGCTGAACGTAGCCTGTCTGAATTTGGTACATTATAA
- a CDS encoding efflux RND transporter permease subunit: MIEYIVKKRKITLLFFVMLIVVGAFGFFQLPQQEMPDVTIQNAMVTTVYPGASPQKVEQTVTKELEKRIKEVEGVKTINSTSGNGFSSILIESKNGVDPQTVWDNMRKKVQDAQADLPQGAEVPVVNDKLTSSFIGSYALTADSSAPLYKLNDLTTTWKDQLNTISGVSSVKFNGLPDQEVRVHIDNQKLQQYQLSWGQVAQAIQSQIDRVPTGNIEYNGRTYQLIVRETEKADELNQVILTRTKEGNPVYLRDIGTTELAHPEAEYSAYVEGKPAITLSIGAETGTDIPSMSEKVNTKLKELEKTLPVGVHLQTLFAQKDQVNHIFDDLKRETILAIAAVILVCMLGLNLLTSAFVALAIPISVSIAIIFLPMFGITLNQISVVGLIIVLGILVDDAVVVNDNIERRLTELGESPSVAAIKGTKEVMLSILVATLATISAFAPLLFLPGNVGAFIRPIPAIVSLTMLASMIMSLTIIPIFREWYEKRRQTRHPQGKSKPVGLLGQQIHSLNKLYSQKLMPKVIQRPLLTAMVGLMLGTAAYGLVPFTSVELFPESEDPHVALNVKMPVGTSIAETDQVVKDLAGWIKKQPETSKVVYSAGGTAPQLFSDINSMGGNITYNETVGQIAVVGKENVFDLNSTVDAWEQHVKKSYPGVTVTMYVPRLGIPVGKPVSIRISGQNLNELQTLAQKAKEQIATVEGTTGIVDDIGIERYALELEVNKQAMDQYLVSYTDLTRTLLLLKEGAQVSQFDTGSSLVDIKMYLNHSNEEPSKLFQQLSVVNAAGKQIPLNQLVQIKPSFAIQQIKHYNMERTITVEADLNGRTASEAMVDVEGKLAQMKFPEGYKWEVGGETSDQSTIFADLGKLAIVVVLLILLLITMQFYSLSIPIIIMTTVYLAAAGGIIGIFLTGMPIGFMSIMGIIALAGIVVRNGIVLIEFIEDARHEGMELKEAVIQAAAARFRPILLTSLAAIVGMIPLALLGSLLFKPLAFTVIFGLLFSTLLTLFVVPSLYMIMAKYKMHRQLKKQQHTVITRDQPL; this comes from the coding sequence ATGATTGAGTACATCGTAAAAAAGCGAAAAATAACATTGCTGTTTTTTGTCATGCTGATTGTAGTTGGAGCTTTCGGTTTTTTCCAGTTACCACAGCAGGAAATGCCAGACGTGACCATACAGAATGCTATGGTCACAACCGTTTACCCCGGTGCTTCGCCACAAAAGGTAGAACAAACCGTAACTAAAGAGCTGGAGAAACGCATCAAGGAGGTTGAAGGTGTTAAAACGATTAATTCGACTTCTGGCAACGGATTCTCCTCTATTCTAATCGAATCCAAAAATGGAGTGGATCCTCAGACAGTTTGGGATAATATGCGTAAAAAGGTGCAAGATGCACAAGCCGATCTTCCTCAAGGTGCTGAGGTGCCTGTTGTAAATGACAAGCTGACCAGCTCGTTTATCGGCTCTTATGCTCTGACCGCCGACTCATCTGCACCACTGTATAAACTAAATGATTTGACCACCACCTGGAAAGATCAACTTAATACGATTTCCGGCGTATCCAGTGTCAAATTCAATGGTCTTCCTGACCAAGAAGTACGTGTCCATATCGACAATCAGAAGCTCCAGCAATATCAGTTGTCGTGGGGACAAGTGGCACAAGCGATCCAATCTCAGATCGATCGAGTTCCTACCGGTAATATTGAATACAACGGACGTACCTATCAACTCATTGTTCGTGAGACCGAAAAAGCTGACGAATTAAATCAGGTCATTTTGACACGTACAAAGGAAGGTAATCCTGTTTATTTAAGAGATATTGGAACAACTGAGCTGGCACATCCTGAGGCAGAATATTCCGCTTATGTAGAGGGTAAACCGGCCATTACGCTAAGTATTGGAGCGGAAACAGGCACAGACATCCCCTCTATGAGCGAAAAGGTCAATACCAAGCTCAAAGAGCTGGAGAAAACACTCCCCGTAGGTGTTCACTTACAGACTCTCTTTGCACAAAAGGATCAGGTAAACCATATCTTTGACGACTTAAAGCGTGAAACGATTCTGGCAATTGCGGCTGTTATTCTCGTTTGTATGTTGGGCCTGAATTTGCTCACCTCTGCTTTTGTCGCGCTGGCAATCCCTATTTCGGTTTCGATTGCCATTATCTTTCTACCTATGTTCGGCATTACTTTAAATCAGATTTCCGTTGTCGGTCTGATCATTGTACTCGGCATACTCGTGGATGATGCTGTAGTGGTAAACGATAATATTGAGCGCAGACTTACGGAATTAGGAGAATCACCCTCCGTTGCAGCTATAAAAGGTACCAAAGAGGTCATGCTGTCTATTTTGGTTGCAACATTGGCCACCATCTCAGCTTTCGCTCCACTGTTGTTTCTTCCCGGAAATGTAGGTGCCTTTATTAGACCCATTCCCGCCATTGTTTCTCTGACCATGTTAGCCTCTATGATCATGTCCCTCACGATCATCCCTATTTTTCGAGAATGGTATGAAAAGCGCAGACAGACTCGTCATCCTCAGGGGAAATCAAAACCAGTAGGCTTGCTCGGTCAGCAGATTCACTCTTTAAACAAGCTTTATTCACAAAAGCTGATGCCTAAAGTCATTCAGCGTCCCTTGCTGACGGCTATGGTTGGACTCATGCTTGGAACAGCTGCTTATGGATTAGTTCCCTTTACATCCGTTGAGCTTTTCCCTGAATCGGAAGACCCTCATGTTGCACTAAATGTAAAAATGCCTGTAGGCACTTCCATTGCGGAAACCGATCAGGTCGTTAAAGATCTTGCAGGCTGGATCAAGAAGCAACCTGAAACTTCCAAGGTCGTTTACAGTGCAGGGGGGACTGCTCCCCAACTGTTTAGTGACATTAATAGCATGGGTGGAAATATTACTTATAACGAAACCGTAGGTCAGATTGCTGTCGTCGGAAAAGAGAACGTATTCGATCTCAATTCGACAGTTGATGCCTGGGAACAACATGTTAAGAAATCCTACCCTGGCGTCACGGTTACCATGTATGTTCCCCGTCTTGGGATTCCAGTAGGTAAACCCGTTTCTATTCGTATCTCAGGTCAGAATTTGAATGAACTGCAAACCCTTGCCCAAAAAGCAAAGGAGCAGATCGCGACAGTAGAGGGCACAACGGGCATCGTAGATGACATAGGAATTGAACGATATGCCCTCGAGCTTGAGGTCAACAAACAAGCCATGGATCAATATTTAGTAAGCTACACAGATTTGACTCGTACCCTTCTTCTGTTAAAGGAAGGAGCTCAAGTCAGTCAATTCGATACTGGAAGCAGTCTGGTAGATATCAAAATGTATTTGAATCACAGTAACGAGGAGCCAAGTAAGCTTTTCCAACAACTAAGTGTAGTGAATGCAGCCGGAAAGCAAATTCCATTAAACCAGCTAGTACAGATTAAGCCGTCATTTGCTATTCAGCAAATCAAGCATTACAATATGGAGCGGACGATTACAGTCGAAGCCGACTTGAACGGACGAACTGCAAGCGAAGCCATGGTAGATGTGGAAGGCAAACTGGCACAAATGAAGTTCCCTGAAGGCTATAAATGGGAGGTAGGCGGTGAAACATCCGATCAGTCTACCATATTCGCGGATTTAGGGAAGCTGGCGATCGTTGTAGTCTTACTCATTCTACTCTTGATCACGATGCAGTTTTATTCACTCTCCATTCCTATTATTATTATGACAACCGTGTACCTAGCAGCAGCCGGCGGAATAATTGGTATTTTTCTGACTGGTATGCCCATCGGTTTTATGAGCATCATGGGAATTATCGCACTTGCGGGCATTGTTGTGAGGAATGGGATTGTCTTAATTGAATTTATCGAGGATGCAAGACATGAAGGAATGGAATTAAAGGAAGCCGTAATACAAGCGGCCGCTGCTCGTTTCAGACCGATTTTATTGACTTCCCTGGCTGCCATTGTAGGTATGATTCCCTTAGCACTATTGGGAAGCCTGCTCTTTAAGCCACTAGCGTTCACCGTTATTTTCGGTTTGTTATTTTCGACCTTGTTAACTTTGTTTGTGGTGCCGTCCTTGTATATGATCATGGCCAAGTACAAGATGCACCGACAACTCAAAAAACAGCAGCACACAGTTATTACACGTGACCAACCTTTGTAA
- a CDS encoding TetR/AcrR family transcriptional regulator: MESKKNDILQAAIRLFSRKGYYSTSVEEIAKESGMAKASFYKYFQGKEELPLEMCIILENNIEQDIRALYSKPDLSKHDKLHGFIVLYLKNLVENKVYLMMDLPEPSMLIFQNEQLNGAFEQHEYKLYKWVHDCLIDIFGPGIEDHAWDITFVLKSIVFEYIRFFADRMNEETIEHLTQFIIFLSSSLATSLSSADSAPHLFWSKKGWLPESALSNPFDQGRQINGLLHSLEDSILLSSWSTEEKQECQQIYAQLKEEALKSNPQKGLLKALFAYLEQYKEVQKVCHLLRNLLGLAPISE; encoded by the coding sequence ATGGAAAGTAAAAAAAATGATATTTTACAGGCGGCCATTCGGCTGTTCTCCAGAAAGGGCTATTATTCAACATCTGTTGAGGAAATCGCCAAAGAAAGTGGGATGGCAAAGGCATCCTTCTATAAATACTTTCAAGGGAAAGAAGAACTGCCTTTGGAAATGTGTATCATTCTGGAGAATAACATTGAACAAGACATCCGGGCTCTCTACAGTAAACCTGATCTTTCTAAGCACGATAAACTGCACGGTTTTATTGTACTTTATTTGAAAAATCTCGTTGAAAACAAAGTGTATCTCATGATGGATCTTCCTGAGCCTTCCATGCTTATTTTTCAGAATGAACAACTCAATGGTGCGTTTGAACAGCACGAATACAAATTGTACAAATGGGTTCACGACTGCCTAATTGATATTTTTGGACCAGGCATTGAAGATCATGCATGGGATATAACCTTTGTACTGAAAAGCATTGTGTTCGAATATATTCGCTTCTTTGCCGATCGGATGAATGAAGAAACGATTGAGCATCTAACACAGTTTATCATCTTCTTATCCAGTTCCTTGGCAACCAGCCTGAGCAGTGCTGATTCCGCTCCACATTTGTTCTGGAGCAAAAAAGGCTGGTTACCCGAGAGCGCGCTAAGTAATCCCTTTGACCAAGGTCGTCAAATTAACGGCCTGCTCCACTCCCTGGAAGACAGTATACTGCTTTCTTCGTGGAGCACAGAGGAGAAACAGGAGTGTCAGCAAATTTACGCTCAATTAAAGGAAGAGGCTCTGAAATCGAACCCTCAAAAAGGTCTCTTAAAAGCTCTTTTTGCGTATTTGGAGCAATATAAGGAAGTACAAAAGGTGTGTCATTTACTCAGAAATTTATTGGGTCTCGCACCGATATCCGAATAG
- a CDS encoding stalk domain-containing protein, with translation MKRFGVALLSTLVLTSAFANLVGAQSGDIKVIINGVTQQYTQSPVVSQNTTLVPLRGVFESLGAQVEWDSKAKKVTASKNDDTLTLNIGSKLAYKNSKPVQLDAATQIQKGQVLVPLRFVSQSLGAKVNWDQTTRTVTISNQSSGSATDTNSLSSKPLAAPVTKVTYDTYYNDSLTYEDAVKLAIADSTSVKTGEVSIDQAGKILKETGKNIDFVPAEAGYEGQDKAYKGYAQTNLNYEATKKNLEMTKESIEYNVKDLYNKLLQKQNAVKLAALNIEDAERKLKVVQIKRDNQMSSDYEVTQATNQLTQNQAALDKAKKDLDSAYVSLNQLIGYKPEQRYELKDKPVYSEFKDNVETKVSQVLTSSTAIWLSEQKVDLAELSLKLYNFSTPGNTPYEAEQLNVEKAQYATEGTKRQLEEAVRTIYNNIKALESQYSQIQAGLVSARSAADMAKKQFDVGLATELQVYEANLKVTTAEQQAEDIVSSIDTLKLAFNKPWAMQGSAGASAQ, from the coding sequence GCATTACTATCCACATTGGTCCTTACTTCTGCGTTTGCCAATCTTGTAGGAGCTCAATCAGGTGATATAAAGGTTATTATTAACGGTGTAACTCAGCAATATACACAGTCTCCAGTAGTTAGTCAAAATACAACCTTGGTACCTCTTCGTGGTGTTTTTGAAAGCTTGGGAGCGCAAGTAGAGTGGGACAGCAAGGCTAAAAAAGTAACAGCATCTAAAAATGATGATACATTAACTTTAAATATTGGCTCCAAACTTGCTTATAAAAACAGTAAGCCGGTACAGCTCGATGCAGCAACTCAAATTCAAAAGGGTCAAGTGCTCGTTCCTTTACGTTTTGTGAGCCAATCATTAGGCGCCAAAGTAAATTGGGATCAGACTACACGAACAGTGACCATTTCGAATCAAAGTAGTGGTAGCGCTACTGACACGAATAGCTTGTCTAGTAAGCCACTTGCAGCTCCTGTGACCAAAGTGACTTATGATACTTACTATAATGACTCCTTGACCTATGAAGATGCAGTCAAACTGGCTATTGCTGATAGTACTTCAGTGAAAACAGGAGAAGTGAGTATTGACCAGGCAGGAAAAATTTTGAAAGAGACAGGTAAAAATATTGACTTTGTTCCAGCAGAAGCGGGGTATGAGGGCCAAGATAAAGCTTACAAAGGTTATGCCCAAACGAATCTTAATTATGAGGCTACCAAAAAGAATCTGGAAATGACCAAAGAAAGTATTGAATATAATGTGAAGGATCTTTATAACAAGCTCCTTCAAAAGCAAAATGCCGTCAAACTGGCAGCATTAAATATTGAAGATGCTGAGCGCAAGCTTAAAGTTGTACAAATCAAGAGAGATAATCAAATGTCGAGTGATTATGAGGTTACCCAAGCGACTAATCAGTTGACTCAAAATCAAGCAGCTTTGGATAAAGCTAAAAAAGATTTGGATAGTGCATATGTATCTCTGAATCAATTGATTGGCTACAAACCAGAGCAACGTTATGAATTGAAGGATAAGCCTGTCTATTCTGAATTTAAAGATAATGTAGAGACAAAAGTAAGCCAAGTACTCACTAGCAGTACTGCCATTTGGTTGAGTGAGCAAAAAGTTGATTTGGCTGAATTGAGCTTGAAGCTTTATAACTTTAGTACTCCTGGAAATACCCCATATGAAGCTGAACAACTTAATGTTGAAAAAGCTCAGTATGCTACAGAAGGTACAAAGAGACAGTTGGAAGAAGCTGTGAGAACAATTTATAACAATATCAAGGCATTGGAAAGCCAATACTCACAGATCCAAGCTGGTTTGGTGAGTGCAAGAAGTGCGGCTGATATGGCTAAAAAGCAATTTGATGTTGGACTGGCTACTGAGCTTCAGGTTTACGAGGCTAATTTGAAAGTGACTACTGCTGAACAACAAGCGGAAGATATTGTGTCAAGTATTGATACTTTGAAGCTGGCTTTCAATAAGCCATGGGCTATGCAAGGTTCCGCTGGAGCAAGTGCGCAATAA